A stretch of the Halictus rubicundus isolate RS-2024b chromosome 16, iyHalRubi1_principal, whole genome shotgun sequence genome encodes the following:
- the Ninac gene encoding STKc_myosinIII_N_like and MYSc_Myo21 domain-containing protein ninaC isoform X5, which yields MNDYGYGKRRGGGSRSEDGEYEERDRRTNLQRLDSVQDPGKRYLLRECIGSGVCGDVFEAIDQHAGNKKIAVKVQKLTAESQPFIVEEYKVLRDLASHPNLPDFYGIYRRRSGKKTEYDQIWFVMELCDGGTALDLVRGLIAMDKKLREEHIGHILREVIKAVMYLHENNVMHRDIRASNVLLTREGEVKLVDFGLSRSIQGEMGKRYTCVGSPCWMAPELAVSKENSSSNGYGTRADVWAIGITAIELADGKPPFQDMHPTRALFQIVRNPPPNLYRPSNWTQNFNDFIAECLEKNPDNRPFMPEIFEHPFLSELPDNDYLKAQELKVMMMDACPKGKLERRAEVLVQRGFLKTHQTDPLEPMFMEDVAALESLTEDTILDELHERLRQGYFHNFVGDILLILNPNEQQDIYGSDYHTKYQFKSRSDNAPHIYSVADSAYQDVLHNEEAQNVLLAGESNSGKTTNMLHLIRHLMYLGKSLQDVGSRVFRAIKVIHAFSNAATPLNPNSTRCILQMQATFGSSGKASGGIFWLYQLEKWRVSTRDRNQSNFHVFYYFYDGLDSISKLSQYHLPPGRRARYLRISDKGTERKRSFKVRNDPRGNVVKFDELKENLRILEMEEYCETIWKTLAAILSLGEIRFVEGNNGEAEMDNSEPASRVATLLNLDEKKFSWALVNYCAIVKGTVVRRKHSCDEAKDARDVLANTIYQRLVDWIVNTINQKFTVTRALFGDKYAINVMDLFGFECVAVNRLEQLIVNTMNEQMQCYYNQRVFAWEMQEQEEEDIPAQRLHFYDNKDAIDQLMSKDRGLFSIIDDASKNMLDYQYILSKVQQQSNNLFVKPVSSHEFTVAHYTGKVMYDASEIAEKNRDFVPPEMIETFRQSSLVPIKEMFTNKLTKSGNLTIVVEHPKVAEKKTSKGKWGALMQETSKPRKFNTASRGQYSQTRKVRTSGSTFKAVSLEILKNLSSGGASGGIHFVRCIRSDLEGAPRGFYREVVRQQIRALAILDTAKARQRGYPCRISFQEFLRRYQFLAFDFDENVEITKDNCRLLLIRLKMEGWMIGKTKVFLKYYNEEYLSRLYETQVKKIIKVQCMMRAFLAKKNMTSKIKGTKKEVASVIKEDGDDGYIGGGCGADIAESVQGSCSEEGDRTPSRQDSNVSGDDGHDEVLQQQMEVEEHVPSPPTLPCSPLSRPRAVLATSAPVQSSDSSDSRGDE from the exons ATGAACGATTATGGCTACGGCAAGAGACGGGGCGGAGGAAGCAGAAGCGAGGACGGCGAGTACGAGGAACGGGACAGAAGGACCAACCTGCAACGACTGGACAGCGTCCAGGACCCCGGGAAACGATACCTTCTGAGAGAGTGCATCGGTTCCGGCGTCTGCGGAGACGTCTTCGAAGCTATCGATCAGCATGCGG GTAACAAGAAGATCGCGGTCAAAGTGCAAAAGCTGACGGCCGAGTCGCAGCCGTTCATCGTGGAGGAGTACAAGGTCCTGCGAGATTTAGCGTCCCACCCGAACCTGCCGGACTTTTACGGGATTTATCGGAGGAGGTCCGGGAAGAAGACCGAGTACGATCAAATATGGTTCGTCATGGAG CTATGCGACGGCGGAACCGCGCTGGACCTTGTCAGGGGACTCATCGCCATGGACAAGAAGCTGCGCGAGGAACACATAGGCCACATACTGAGGGAGGTGATCAAG GCAGTCATGTATCTGCACGAGAACAACGTGATGCACCGTGACATACGCGCCAGCAATGTCCTGCTGACCAGAGAAGGAGAGGTGAAGCTGGTCGATTTCGGGCTCTCGAGATCGATTCAGGGCGAAATGGGGAAAAGGTACACGTGCGTCGGCTCACCGTGCTGGATGGCACCGGAACTCGCGGTCAGCAAGGAGAACAGCTCCAGCAACGGTTACGGAACTCGTGCCGACGTCTGGGCGATCGGGATCACGGCGATCGAACTGGCCGACGGGAAACCACCCTTCCAGGACATGCACCCCACCAGGGCACTCTTCCAAATCGTCCGCAACCCTCCGCCGAATCTCTACAGGCCGTCCAATTGGACACAGAACTTCAACGACTTCATTGCAGA GTGTCTCGAAAAGAACCCCGACAACAGACCCTTCATGCCCGAGATATTCGAGCATCCTTTCCTGTCGGAACTACCCGACAACGACTACTTG AAAGCGCAAGAGCTCAAGGTGATGATGATGGACGCCTGCCCGAAGGGCAAGCTAGAGAGGAGAGCGGAAGTGCTGGTTCAAAGAGGATTCCTCAAG ACGCATCAAACCGATCCTCTGGAGCCGATGTTCATGGAAGACGTCGCGGCGCTCGAATCGCTGACCGAGGACACGATCTTGGACGAGCTCCACGAAAGACTGAGGCAAGGCTACTTCCACAACTTCGTCGGGGACATTCTCCTGATCCTGAATCCGAACGAGCAGCAGGATATTTACGGATCCGAC TACCACACCAAGTACCAGTTCAAATCGCGGTCGGACAACGCGCCGCACATCTACTCCGTGGCCGACAGCGCTTACCAGGACGTGTTGCACAACGAGGAAGCTCAGAACGTTTTGCTGGCGGGCGAGAGCAATTCCGGCAAGACGACCAACATGCTGCACCTGATTCGACACCTGATGTACCTCGGCAAA AGCTTGCAAGACGTCGGGTCGAGAGTGTTCCGGGCGATCAAAGTGATCCACGCTTTCAGCAACGCGGCCACACCCCTGAATCCCAACTCGACCAGATGCATCCTGCAAATGCAGGCGACTTTCGGGTCCTCGGGGAAAGCGTCCGGCGGCATATTTTGGCTGTACCAGCTGGAGAAGTGGCGCGTCTCCACGCGGGACAG AAACCAATCGAACTTCCACGTGTTCTACTACTTCTACGACGGTCTGGACTCGATAAGCAAACTGAGCCAGTACCATTTACCTCCGGGGAGAAGGGCGCGATACCTTCGGATCAGCGACAAGGGAACGGAGCGGAAGCGATCGTTCAAAGTACGGAACGACCCGCGGGGTAACGTGGTCAAGTTCGACGAACTGAAGGAAAATCTAAGGATTCTGGAGATGGAGGAGTACTGCGAAACGATCTGGAAGACGTTGGCGGCGATCCTGAGCCTGGGCGAGATCCGATTCGTGGAAGGGAACAACGGGGAGGCCGAAATGGACAACAGCGAGCCGGCTAGCAGAG TGGCCACGCTGCTGAACCTTGACGAGAAAAAGTTCTCCTGGGCGCTGGTCAACTACTGCGCGATCGTGAAGGGCACCGTGGTACGCAGAAAGCACAGCTGCGACGAGGCGAAGGACGCGAGGGACGTGCTGGCCAACACGATCTACCAGCGGCTGGTCGACTGGATAGTGAATACCATCAATCAGAAGTTTACGGTTACCCGCGCATTATT CGGCGACAAGTACGCCATCAACGTGATGGATCTTTTCGGGTTCGAGTGCGTCGCGGTGAACCGGCTCGAGCAACTGATAGTGAACACCATGAACGAACAGATGCAGTGCTATTACAACCAAAGGGTGTTCGCCTGGGAAATG CAAGAGCAAGAGGAGGAGGACATACCTGCGCAACGTTTGCACTTTTACGACAACAAAGACGCGATAGATCAGCTGATGAGCAAGGACAGGGGACTGTTCAGTATAATCGACGACGCGTCGAAAAACATGCTCGATTATCAGTACATTCTGAGCAAGGTGCAGCAACAGTCGAACAATCTGTTCGTCAAGCCGGTGAGCTCGCACGAGTTCACGGTCGCCCATTACACGGGCAAGGTGATGTACGACGCCAGCGAGATAGCCGAGAAGAATCGGGACTTTGTTCCGCCCGAGATGATCGAGACGTTCAGGCAGTCGAGCCTGGTGCCGATCAAGGAGATGTTCACCAACAAGCTGACCAAGTCCGGCAACCTGACCATCGTCGTTGAGCATCCGAAAGTCGCCGAGAAGAAGACCAGCAAAGGGAAATGGGGTGCTCTGATGCAGGAGACCTCCAAGCCGAGA AAGTTTAACACCGCGTCGCGAGGACAATATTCGCAAACGAGGAAGGTCAGGACATCCGGGTCCACGTTCAAAGCGGTCAGCCTCGAGATCCTGAAGAACCTCTCGAGCGGCGGTGCAAGCGGCGGGATTCACTTCGTCAGGTGCATCAGATCGGACCTCGAAGGAGCGCCTCGCGGCTTCTACAGAGAGGTCGTGAGACAGCAGATCAGAGCGTTGGCGATTCTGGACACCGCGAAAGCCAGGCAACGCGGATATCCGTGCAGGATATCATTTCAAGAATTCCTTCGGAG GTACCAGTTCCTCGCGTTCGATTTCGACGAGAACGTGGAAATAACGAAAGACAACTGCCGGCTGCTCTTGATCCGACTGAAAATGGAGGGCTGGATGATCGGAAAGACCAAGGTCTTCCTCAAGTATTACAACGAGGAGTATCTGTCGCGCCTGTACGAGACGCAGGTGAAAAAGATCATAAAGGTTCAGTGTATGATGAGAGCGTTCCTAGCGAAGAAGAACATGACGTCGAAGATCAAGGGAACCAAGAAAGAAGTTG CAAGCGTCATTAAAGAGGACGGAGACGACGGATATATCGGAGGAGGATGCGGCGCTGATATTGCAGAAAG CGTACAGGGGTCATGTAGTGAGGAAGGAGACCGCACCCCTTCTCGGCAAGACTCAAATGTCTCCGGAGACGATGGACATGATGAAGTTCTACAGCAGCAAATGGAGGTCGAAGAGCATGTTCCAAGTCCTCCTACGCTACCGTGCAGCCCGCTATCAAGACCTCGTGCAGTTCTCGCAACAA GTGCACCTGTTCAATCAAGCGATAGTAGCGACTCTCGAGGCGACGAATGA